The following proteins are co-located in the Desulfobacterales bacterium genome:
- the nuoE gene encoding NADH-quinone oxidoreductase subunit NuoE — MLPGDVKKSLEEKIAHADHPRELVVDAMLALQDHYGYLSDEAVEQTAALLGMSALEVEELATFYTFIYREPVGKYVIHVCDSLICWMDGYDSVKDYLCQKLDIDVGGTSADGLFTLLPVCCIGYCDRAPAMLINRKVYGPLTTETIDKILEKLRSEAEK; from the coding sequence ATGCTGCCGGGTGACGTTAAAAAATCATTAGAAGAGAAGATCGCGCATGCCGATCACCCGCGGGAGCTGGTGGTTGATGCCATGCTGGCCCTTCAGGATCACTATGGCTATTTAAGCGATGAAGCCGTCGAACAGACAGCGGCACTGCTGGGTATGTCTGCCCTCGAAGTGGAAGAGCTAGCGACATTTTATACCTTTATTTATCGTGAGCCGGTGGGCAAATACGTGATCCATGTTTGCGACAGTCTGATTTGCTGGATGGACGGATATGATTCCGTAAAGGATTATCTCTGTCAAAAACTGGATATCGATGTGGGCGGCACATCAGCTGACGGTTTGTTTACGCTTTTGCCGGTCTGTTGTATTGGATATTGTGATCGGGCGCCGGCCATGCTGATCAACCGCAAGGTTTATGGCCCTCTTACGACGGAAACAATCGATAAGATCTTAGAAAAGCTTCGATCCGAAGCTGAAAAATAG
- a CDS encoding NADH-ubiquinone oxidoreductase-F iron-sulfur binding region domain-containing protein → METYPQILLENRKPDRINTLAEYEQNGGYEALKETLKQHSESDTIQMVDDSNLLGRGGAAFPTGFKLKTVATDAPLPRYIVCNADEMEPGTFKDRVLIHTNPHMMIEGMIIAGYSIKAEKGIIFIRPEYESGAKILERELKLAEEAGYLGTNILGSDYSLDIVVHRSGGRYICGEVTAQLNALMGKRPNPMQPPPYPTEKGLWDLPTVLSNVETFAYIPHIIRHGPDWFKGLATTDTGAGTKIFCISGKVNRPGAYELPIGVRLSEIIEKIAGGMPEGSEFKACLPGGASTGFLPREHYDIEMDFESLKKAGNRLGTGAIMVFDQHTCLVDATLNLTDFFARESCGWCTPCREGLPYVRDLLARIENGDGEQDYIPILEEMGKHLWSAYCAFAPGAVAPLQSLLTHFREEVEAHIHQKTCPFKTAST, encoded by the coding sequence ATGGAAACGTATCCGCAGATACTTTTGGAAAACCGCAAGCCGGACCGCATCAACACGCTGGCAGAATACGAGCAAAACGGTGGCTATGAGGCCCTGAAAGAGACCCTCAAACAGCATAGTGAATCTGATACCATCCAAATGGTTGATGATTCCAATCTGTTGGGGCGGGGCGGTGCCGCCTTCCCAACGGGTTTTAAACTTAAAACAGTTGCCACAGATGCCCCCCTTCCAAGGTACATTGTCTGCAATGCGGATGAAATGGAGCCCGGAACATTCAAAGATCGCGTGTTGATCCATACCAACCCGCACATGATGATTGAGGGTATGATCATTGCCGGTTACAGCATCAAAGCCGAAAAAGGCATTATCTTTATCCGGCCCGAGTATGAAAGCGGGGCCAAAATTCTGGAACGAGAACTAAAACTGGCTGAAGAAGCGGGTTATCTGGGCACTAACATACTGGGCAGTGACTATTCCCTGGATATCGTTGTGCATCGCAGCGGCGGGCGCTATATCTGCGGGGAGGTTACCGCGCAATTGAATGCGCTGATGGGCAAACGACCAAATCCAATGCAGCCGCCCCCGTATCCGACCGAAAAAGGTCTGTGGGATCTGCCTACCGTGCTGAGCAATGTCGAAACCTTTGCCTACATACCGCATATTATACGCCATGGACCGGATTGGTTTAAAGGTCTTGCCACCACCGATACCGGTGCAGGGACCAAAATATTTTGTATCAGCGGCAAGGTCAACCGGCCGGGGGCATATGAACTGCCCATCGGCGTCCGGTTGAGTGAGATCATTGAAAAGATTGCCGGTGGTATGCCCGAGGGCTCTGAATTTAAGGCCTGCCTGCCGGGCGGCGCATCCACCGGCTTTTTGCCCAGGGAGCACTATGACATTGAGATGGATTTTGAATCTCTAAAAAAGGCAGGTAACCGCCTGGGTACCGGTGCCATTATGGTGTTTGACCAACACACGTGCCTAGTGGATGCCACCTTGAATTTGACCGATTTTTTCGCGCGCGAATCCTGCGGTTGGTGCACCCCTTGCCGGGAAGGTCTGCCCTACGTCCGGGATTTGCTCGCTCGAATAGAAAATGGTGATGGCGAACAAGATTATATACCGATCTTGGAAGAGATGGGCAAACATTTGTGGAGCGCCTATTGCGCTTTTGCACCCGGAGCTGTAGCACCCTTGCAAAGCTTGTTGACCCATTTCCGGGAAGAAGTTGAGGCACATATTCATCAGAAGACATGTCCATTTAAGACTGCTTCTACTTAG
- the nuoG gene encoding NADH-quinone oxidoreductase subunit NuoG, with protein sequence MPKIIIDDREIEVAEGTKVIDAAEQLGIMIPRFCYHPALGSVGACRVCAVKFLQGPFKGVQMSCMVDAQDDMVVSTIDEEAVAFRKSVIEWLMLHHPHDCPVCDAGGHCLLQDMTVSGGHGIRRYPGKKRTYPDQYLGPLIQHEMNRCIHCYRCSRYYQEFGGYRDLGAMQSANQTYFGRYQEGILESPFSGNLIDICPTGVYTDKPSRYVGRRWDYERSPSLCINCSLGCHTIASSRYRKVVRQEARLSEVINGYFICDRGRYGFLYNSQEQRPRCARVDGQTASPDQALAALKQRLDAITHQDGEQAVACVGSNRSSLETLAMVKHVSQENSWQPPAYFVDEAISRKVKTAISRLDSDLTISMREIESADFIAVLGADPLNEAPMLALALRQAVRKGATVAVFDPRPIFMPFEFTHLPANPDAASADFGAMIRAALEPETRKNLDGSAREWYEALATIEQISDARQADLVALAEKLRACQQPVIVCGTEVVHQQTPIMAADVAILLKTAGKSCGLFYLMPGANGFAAGLLADENHSVAALISAIEQGSIKGLILVENNPLWQFPNRKRLEQALQQLELLVVMDYLNSEVAEKADIFLPTTTLYESGGIYINQEGRAQVVGPAYRGGIPITQTGGGDHPPRVYSTQIPGSEPQAAWQWLAHLIDSQPQSDTDNLRAEIRQWLVKNESGFKALPSFAEIPPEGARFFQALQSQGQFERQQINSGLAKEGQLEILMVERTFGTEELSAYSTCLQELACTPGIFMQSTDAKQLNLADGDQVAVELQSGTITAQLQVAENMASGMLVIPRSPELGWQIMNTDPELVTKDQIRKLNNSAKTLE encoded by the coding sequence ATGCCAAAGATTATCATCGACGATCGCGAAATTGAGGTTGCCGAAGGCACCAAGGTGATCGATGCGGCCGAACAGCTGGGGATCATGATTCCGCGCTTTTGTTATCATCCCGCTTTGGGATCTGTAGGGGCTTGTCGAGTGTGTGCGGTTAAGTTTTTACAGGGTCCGTTTAAAGGGGTTCAGATGAGCTGCATGGTCGATGCCCAGGATGACATGGTGGTATCGACGATCGATGAAGAAGCGGTGGCATTTCGCAAATCCGTGATCGAGTGGCTTATGCTGCACCACCCTCATGATTGCCCTGTTTGCGATGCTGGCGGACATTGTCTTCTGCAGGATATGACGGTATCCGGCGGCCACGGCATCCGAAGATATCCGGGCAAAAAACGCACCTATCCAGACCAGTATCTGGGGCCGTTGATTCAGCATGAAATGAACCGCTGCATCCATTGTTATCGCTGTTCGCGATATTATCAGGAATTCGGCGGTTACCGCGATCTGGGCGCAATGCAATCCGCCAACCAGACCTATTTCGGGCGCTATCAGGAAGGCATCTTGGAAAGCCCCTTTTCAGGCAACCTCATTGATATATGTCCTACTGGCGTTTACACCGATAAACCTTCACGCTATGTTGGCCGGCGCTGGGATTATGAGCGCAGCCCGTCGCTGTGCATCAATTGCTCCCTGGGCTGCCATACCATCGCCAGCAGTCGTTATCGCAAAGTCGTCAGACAAGAAGCCCGTCTGAGCGAAGTCATCAACGGGTATTTTATTTGTGATCGCGGCCGCTATGGTTTTCTTTATAACAGTCAGGAACAACGTCCCCGCTGTGCGCGTGTAGACGGTCAGACCGCATCCCCGGACCAGGCGCTTGCAGCTTTAAAACAACGACTGGACGCCATTACTCACCAAGATGGTGAACAGGCGGTAGCCTGTGTCGGTTCGAACCGCAGCAGCCTTGAAACGCTGGCCATGGTCAAACACGTCAGCCAGGAAAACAGCTGGCAGCCACCGGCGTACTTTGTTGATGAAGCCATCAGTCGCAAAGTAAAAACAGCCATTTCCAGACTCGATTCGGACCTGACGATCTCAATGCGTGAAATTGAATCAGCTGATTTTATTGCAGTGTTGGGTGCTGATCCGCTGAACGAAGCGCCCATGCTGGCGCTGGCTCTGCGCCAGGCTGTGCGCAAAGGCGCGACAGTTGCTGTTTTCGATCCGCGGCCCATATTTATGCCATTTGAATTCACGCATCTGCCCGCCAATCCGGATGCGGCTTCTGCCGATTTTGGCGCCATGATCCGCGCAGCCCTTGAGCCGGAAACCAGAAAAAACTTGGACGGGTCAGCGCGCGAATGGTATGAGGCCCTTGCAACCATCGAACAGATCTCAGACGCTCGGCAAGCAGACCTCGTTGCCCTGGCTGAAAAGCTGAGGGCCTGTCAGCAACCTGTAATTGTATGCGGTACGGAAGTGGTGCACCAGCAAACACCGATAATGGCTGCCGATGTCGCCATACTGTTAAAGACCGCCGGAAAATCCTGCGGCCTGTTTTATCTGATGCCCGGTGCCAATGGGTTTGCGGCGGGACTGCTTGCAGATGAAAACCATTCCGTGGCAGCACTCATCAGTGCTATTGAGCAGGGTTCGATCAAAGGGCTGATCCTGGTTGAAAATAATCCGCTGTGGCAGTTCCCGAACCGAAAGCGACTTGAACAGGCTCTGCAGCAGTTAGAGTTGTTAGTCGTAATGGATTATCTCAATTCCGAGGTGGCCGAGAAAGCAGATATTTTTCTGCCGACAACAACCCTTTATGAAAGCGGAGGCATCTACATCAATCAGGAAGGCAGAGCCCAGGTTGTAGGACCTGCCTATCGGGGTGGTATTCCTATCACGCAGACAGGTGGCGGAGATCACCCCCCCCGGGTATACAGCACGCAAATCCCGGGCTCTGAACCTCAGGCAGCCTGGCAATGGCTGGCTCATTTGATAGACAGCCAGCCACAATCGGACACAGATAATTTGAGGGCTGAGATAAGGCAATGGCTGGTCAAAAATGAATCCGGATTTAAAGCGCTGCCAAGTTTTGCAGAAATTCCGCCAGAGGGAGCCCGCTTTTTCCAAGCGCTTCAATCCCAGGGGCAGTTTGAGCGCCAACAGATAAACAGCGGCTTGGCAAAAGAGGGCCAGTTAGAGATTCTGATGGTTGAGCGAACCTTTGGGACCGAAGAACTCTCTGCTTATTCAACGTGCTTGCAGGAACTGGCTTGCACGCCCGGTATTTTCATGCAATCAACTGACGCCAAACAGCTAAACCTGGCTGATGGGGATCAGGTGGCTGTTGAATTGCAAAGCGGAACGATAACGGCCCAATTACAGGTGGCTGAGAACATGGCTTCCGGAATGCTGGTAATTCCCCGTAGCCCAGAGTTGGGGTGGCAAATAATGAACACCGATCCTGAATTGGTTACCAAAGATCAGATACGCAAATTAAACAATTCAGCAAAAACACTTGAATGA
- the nuoH gene encoding NADH-quinone oxidoreductase subunit NuoH, protein MLDWFVGFIILIVKLGLVLLALLLLAAYLVWVERKFLARLQIRYGPNRAGKYGLLQPIADSIKMLIKEDIVPATADRFIFLLAPAVVATTALMMFAVVPFGSHITLWGRQIPLVITDLNVGLLYIFALSSLGVYGVAMGGWASNSKYSLLGGIRGAAQMISYELALGLSLVPVIMLAGSFSIVDIVNAQAKVPFVILQPFAFVIFMISAMAESKRIPFDMPEAENELGAGYHTEYSGIRFGLFFLGEYVHLQVLGALVAVLFLGGWRGPILPAPVWLFIKMIFVALIMIWVRGTLPRLRYDQLMALGWKVLIPLSLINIMVTGAILLILPK, encoded by the coding sequence ATGCTAGACTGGTTTGTGGGATTCATCATCTTGATCGTTAAATTGGGTTTAGTGCTTCTGGCGCTGTTGTTGCTGGCCGCATATCTAGTGTGGGTGGAGCGCAAGTTTTTAGCCCGTTTGCAGATCCGCTACGGCCCGAACCGGGCCGGAAAATATGGCCTGCTGCAGCCGATAGCAGATAGCATCAAGATGCTCATCAAGGAAGATATTGTTCCAGCGACTGCTGACCGCTTCATCTTCCTGCTGGCACCTGCTGTGGTAGCCACTACAGCCCTGATGATGTTTGCGGTTGTTCCTTTCGGCAGTCATATAACGCTCTGGGGTCGGCAGATCCCGCTTGTCATTACCGACCTCAATGTAGGCTTGCTGTATATTTTTGCCCTGTCATCTTTAGGTGTATACGGTGTCGCCATGGGGGGTTGGGCCTCCAACTCAAAATACAGCCTGCTGGGCGGAATCCGGGGTGCGGCTCAAATGATCAGTTACGAGCTGGCCTTAGGGCTTTCTTTGGTTCCGGTTATCATGTTGGCGGGTTCTTTTAGCATCGTTGATATCGTCAATGCCCAGGCCAAGGTCCCGTTTGTTATCCTTCAGCCGTTTGCATTTGTCATTTTTATGATCAGTGCCATGGCGGAGAGCAAACGTATTCCTTTTGATATGCCTGAAGCTGAAAATGAGCTGGGCGCCGGCTATCACACCGAATATAGCGGTATCCGATTTGGGCTGTTTTTTCTGGGTGAATATGTTCACCTGCAGGTATTGGGTGCTTTGGTGGCGGTATTGTTTTTAGGAGGCTGGCGGGGGCCGATCTTACCGGCGCCGGTATGGTTGTTTATCAAAATGATTTTTGTGGCATTGATCATGATTTGGGTGCGCGGAACCCTGCCGCGGCTGCGTTACGATCAGCTTATGGCGCTGGGTTGGAAGGTGCTCATACCATTGTCACTTATCAATATTATGGTAACGGGAGCAATTTTGCTCATATTGCCTAAATAG
- the nuoI gene encoding NADH-quinone oxidoreductase subunit NuoI: MTEAIEAIKALATGFATTFKHLFRKPITEEYPEYKRPLPARSRARIILTRDPDGAERCVACYLCSAVCPVSCISMQSAEGEGGRRYAEWFRINFARCIYCGLCEEACPTSAIQLTPQFENCKNDILAFVYEKKDLLVDHQGKDKEYNFYKYAGVATDAGNKGEHEKEAKPVNIKTNLP, encoded by the coding sequence ATGACCGAAGCAATTGAAGCAATCAAAGCGCTTGCGACTGGCTTTGCGACAACATTTAAACATCTCTTTCGAAAACCGATAACGGAAGAATATCCAGAATATAAACGTCCGTTGCCGGCGCGCAGCCGGGCGCGTATCATTTTAACCCGGGATCCGGACGGTGCTGAGCGCTGCGTGGCCTGTTATCTGTGCTCGGCGGTTTGCCCGGTCAGTTGCATATCCATGCAATCTGCCGAAGGTGAGGGCGGCCGACGATATGCCGAATGGTTTCGCATTAACTTCGCGCGCTGCATTTACTGCGGTCTGTGCGAGGAGGCCTGCCCGACGTCGGCCATTCAGCTAACCCCGCAGTTTGAAAACTGCAAAAATGACATCCTGGCCTTTGTCTATGAAAAAAAAGACCTGCTGGTGGACCACCAGGGCAAAGATAAAGAATATAATTTTTACAAATATGCAGGAGTGGCCACAGATGCAGGCAATAAAGGGGAGCATGAAAAGGAGGCGAAGCCGGTCAATATAAAGACTAATCTACCTTAA
- a CDS encoding NADH-quinone oxidoreductase subunit J, with translation MTIYAIIFYILAAIIVLTTGLAITRRNLVHAVVYLVFSFFGSAMLFYLFGAPLLAVLEVIIYAGAIMILFLFIIMMVKMDTAEGQLFPIQQWLPIALMGVVYLIIGAVIISSAPGSDVMLEVALASPEAFGAYLFQRHWLAIEIISVLLLVALVGALYLGRKKGEDSA, from the coding sequence ATGACCATTTACGCAATCATATTCTACATTCTAGCCGCCATTATCGTTTTGACCACCGGTTTGGCGATTACACGCCGGAATCTGGTGCATGCCGTGGTGTATCTGGTGTTCTCCTTTTTTGGCAGCGCCATGCTGTTTTACCTCTTTGGGGCGCCCCTTCTGGCAGTATTGGAAGTGATTATCTATGCCGGCGCCATTATGATTTTATTTTTATTTATCATCATGATGGTCAAAATGGACACAGCCGAAGGGCAGTTGTTTCCGATTCAGCAATGGTTGCCGATTGCCCTGATGGGTGTGGTCTATCTGATCATCGGTGCTGTCATTATATCTTCGGCTCCGGGCAGCGACGTTATGCTTGAAGTCGCACTGGCCAGCCCTGAAGCATTCGGCGCCTATCTGTTTCAACGGCACTGGCTTGCAATTGAGATTATATCCGTGTTGTTGTTGGTGGCCCTGGTAGGTGCCCTATATCTGGGGCGCAAGAAAGGCGAGGACAGCGCATGA
- the nuoK gene encoding NADH-quinone oxidoreductase subunit NuoK: MIVPFSHALILAGILFLMGMFCVVVRRNLIMMVLGVEIMLNGVSIAFVAAALRWQHLEGQVFVLFILAVAAAEVSIGLALIIYAYRRTGSFDPARYNLLK, from the coding sequence ATGATCGTTCCATTCAGCCATGCACTCATTTTAGCCGGGATCCTATTTTTGATGGGGATGTTTTGTGTTGTGGTGCGACGCAATTTGATCATGATGGTCCTGGGGGTTGAAATTATGTTAAACGGCGTCTCGATCGCCTTTGTCGCAGCGGCTTTACGCTGGCAGCACCTTGAAGGCCAGGTGTTTGTGCTTTTCATTTTGGCCGTGGCCGCAGCCGAGGTGTCCATTGGATTGGCATTGATCATTTATGCATATCGGCGTACCGGGTCATTTGATCCAGCAAGGTATAACCTCCTTAAGTAA
- a CDS encoding NADH-quinone oxidoreductase subunit L codes for MASPVINDPTLIAALLTTLLPLSAFIIIMVFTRAWPRFSAGLSIAAIGISLVSALFLMVKHWGLTSPITFTFRWVVSGDIQIPFGYLLDPVSLLMLVVVTVISFLVQVYSIGYMAGDPGFSRYYAFMSLFAWAMMSLTLAPTMLQLYIFWELVGLSSYLLIGFWYEKFSATEAGKKAFVMTRFGDVAFFIGLLLVLVYLGNLNILDINGPHVRAQMPPVYITLSALLIFGGIVGKSAQFPLLTWLPDAMEGPTPVSALLHSATMVAAGVYLFARLFPYFSLSPTAMLIFLVIGTISMLMASTMAMVSRDIKQVWAYSTISQLGFMIMGLAAGSYFAGVYHLTTHAGFKALLFLCSGVFIHAYESNDIFEISDRGGRSLKIPTICIIIAAAALAGLPPLSGFFSKELILAGLAELDNPIWLVAGLLGAFLTAYYAFRLIFILMFPDTAQPPASNASAQGHASDHHSTHYGLMAWPLIILAAVTAVLGLYQEPLDHFLTGQSTLAEQGTAHHGWLPFVALAIAAAGVGLAWFEFGRRNAARVGFVEKMPALKTLFARRWYIDDFYRLCLNTIVYKGLANFCKQNDDHVIDGSIDGLSNATIASGRILSRLHLGMVQYRLLVIFIVLVLLAVYFIF; via the coding sequence ATGGCTTCACCAGTGATTAACGATCCGACCTTGATTGCAGCCCTGCTGACCACTCTGCTGCCGCTGTCGGCTTTCATCATCATTATGGTGTTTACCCGCGCCTGGCCGCGGTTTTCGGCAGGATTGTCGATCGCAGCGATTGGTATCTCATTGGTCAGCGCTCTTTTTCTGATGGTCAAACACTGGGGGCTGACATCTCCGATTACCTTTACCTTCCGCTGGGTGGTCTCCGGTGACATTCAAATCCCCTTTGGGTATCTGCTGGATCCGGTCAGTCTGCTGATGCTGGTTGTGGTGACGGTGATCAGTTTTCTGGTTCAGGTGTATTCCATCGGTTATATGGCCGGGGATCCGGGCTTTTCCCGTTATTACGCATTTATGTCACTCTTTGCCTGGGCAATGATGAGTCTGACCCTGGCGCCCACAATGCTTCAATTGTACATTTTCTGGGAGCTGGTGGGGCTTTCCTCCTATTTGTTGATCGGTTTTTGGTATGAAAAGTTCAGCGCGACAGAGGCCGGCAAAAAAGCATTTGTTATGACACGGTTCGGCGATGTCGCCTTTTTTATCGGGTTGCTGCTGGTGTTGGTGTATCTGGGCAATTTGAACATACTGGACATCAACGGACCGCATGTGCGCGCCCAAATGCCGCCGGTTTACATTACGCTGTCAGCTTTGCTGATATTTGGCGGTATTGTGGGTAAAAGCGCTCAATTTCCTCTGTTGACCTGGCTGCCGGACGCCATGGAAGGCCCCACGCCGGTCAGCGCCCTGCTGCACTCAGCCACCATGGTTGCCGCCGGTGTCTATCTGTTTGCCCGTCTGTTTCCATACTTTAGCCTGTCGCCGACGGCCATGCTGATTTTTCTGGTGATCGGCACCATCAGCATGCTGATGGCTTCCACCATGGCGATGGTCAGCCGGGATATCAAGCAGGTATGGGCTTATTCGACCATCAGCCAGCTGGGCTTTATGATCATGGGTCTTGCGGCCGGCAGCTATTTCGCCGGTGTTTATCACCTGACAACCCATGCCGGATTTAAGGCATTGCTCTTTTTGTGTTCCGGGGTTTTTATTCACGCCTACGAATCCAATGATATTTTTGAGATCAGCGACCGGGGCGGTCGCAGCCTAAAAATTCCCACCATCTGTATCATTATCGCCGCGGCTGCTCTGGCCGGCCTGCCGCCATTGTCCGGGTTTTTCAGCAAAGAGTTAATTCTGGCCGGGCTGGCGGAATTAGACAACCCTATCTGGTTGGTGGCGGGATTGCTGGGCGCATTTTTGACCGCTTATTATGCCTTCCGCCTGATCTTCATTCTGATGTTTCCCGATACGGCCCAGCCACCGGCTTCAAACGCATCAGCGCAGGGCCATGCCAGTGATCACCATAGCACCCATTATGGACTGATGGCCTGGCCATTGATCATTTTAGCAGCCGTAACTGCCGTGCTGGGTTTATATCAGGAGCCGCTGGACCACTTTTTAACCGGTCAAAGCACCCTTGCTGAGCAGGGGACTGCCCACCACGGGTGGCTGCCGTTTGTGGCTCTGGCGATCGCAGCAGCCGGGGTGGGCCTGGCCTGGTTTGAATTTGGCCGCCGAAACGCCGCAAGGGTGGGGTTCGTGGAAAAAATGCCGGCGCTGAAAACCCTTTTTGCCCGTCGCTGGTATATCGATGATTTCTATCGCCTGTGCCTGAACACCATCGTTTATAAAGGATTGGCCAACTTTTGTAAGCAAAACGATGATCATGTCATCGATGGCAGCATTGACGGTCTAAGCAACGCAACTATTGCCAGCGGCCGGATTTTATCCCGTCTGCATCTGGGGATGGTGCAGTACCGGTTGCTGGTTATTTTTATTGTTCTGGTTTTGTTGGCTGTATATTTCATATTTTAA
- a CDS encoding NADH-quinone oxidoreductase subunit M yields MAIAEFPYLTCILLSCVIGVLVMLFMPERHSQAIKWVAAIFSGITLVLSLYLFFAYDKSQGGLQFVEKVVWVESVGITYFNAADGFNLPNLLLTGIVFFTGVLTMWEMQNRVKEFYILYFVMVTGVFGLFMSLDLFFIFVWYDVSLFPMYLLIAVWGTTRKEYAAMKLTLYLLAGSALILPAIVYLFVKSGLHTFDLVTLMQPGTFSADQQKFAFILLFIGFGILAAVWPFHTWSPVGHVAAPHAVSMVHAGVLMKIGAFGVLRVAILLCPEGWQYWSNLMASLAAVGIVYGALAGLRQTDLKYVIGYSSVSHMGIVGLGLSTVSVDGLNGAIFQMFAHGVMTALFFSSVGYIYDRTHTKAIDELGGLSRIMPVASTYFIVAAMASMGIPCLASFWGELVVFISAFKVYPIRGSIAVAALVVSALFMLRIVQKTFYGPKNTKFEQLPDVSLRLGIPRMILLAVLVIFGLFPSLLFDVIDTATIPFINGLP; encoded by the coding sequence ATGGCGATTGCCGAATTTCCATATCTGACATGCATCTTGCTAAGTTGCGTCATTGGCGTTTTGGTGATGCTTTTTATGCCTGAACGCCATTCGCAGGCGATCAAATGGGTGGCGGCGATTTTTTCCGGCATCACACTGGTACTGTCCCTGTACTTGTTTTTTGCATATGACAAAAGCCAAGGCGGGCTCCAGTTTGTTGAAAAAGTCGTCTGGGTCGAGTCTGTAGGGATCACCTATTTTAATGCGGCCGACGGATTCAACTTGCCCAATTTATTGCTGACCGGAATTGTGTTTTTCACAGGTGTGCTGACGATGTGGGAAATGCAAAACCGTGTCAAAGAGTTTTACATACTGTATTTTGTGATGGTCACCGGTGTGTTTGGGCTCTTTATGAGCCTGGACTTGTTTTTCATTTTCGTCTGGTATGATGTATCGCTGTTTCCGATGTATTTGCTGATCGCTGTCTGGGGAACAACGCGCAAAGAATATGCTGCCATGAAGTTGACCCTGTACTTGCTGGCCGGCAGTGCGCTAATCTTACCGGCGATTGTTTATCTATTTGTCAAATCCGGCCTGCATACATTTGACCTCGTCACCCTGATGCAGCCGGGAACTTTCAGTGCCGACCAGCAGAAATTTGCCTTTATTTTGCTTTTTATAGGCTTTGGCATTCTGGCTGCTGTATGGCCCTTCCATACTTGGTCACCGGTCGGCCATGTTGCCGCCCCGCATGCCGTCAGCATGGTGCATGCCGGTGTGTTGATGAAAATCGGCGCATTTGGCGTGTTGCGAGTGGCGATTCTGCTTTGCCCGGAGGGCTGGCAATACTGGTCGAATCTGATGGCGTCTTTGGCTGCTGTGGGCATTGTTTATGGTGCGCTGGCGGGTCTGCGCCAAACCGATCTTAAATATGTGATTGGATATTCCAGTGTTTCCCACATGGGCATTGTCGGCCTGGGGCTGTCAACGGTTAGCGTTGACGGACTGAACGGCGCTATTTTTCAGATGTTTGCTCATGGGGTAATGACGGCGCTGTTCTTTTCGTCGGTGGGCTATATTTACGACCGAACCCATACAAAGGCAATTGACGAGTTGGGTGGCTTAAGCCGTATTATGCCGGTGGCGTCGACGTATTTTATCGTGGCGGCCATGGCCAGTATGGGGATCCCCTGCCTGGCCAGTTTCTGGGGAGAGTTGGTGGTTTTCATCTCAGCTTTCAAGGTCTATCCGATTCGCGGTTCGATAGCTGTTGCTGCCCTGGTGGTCAGCGCCCTTTTTATGCTGCGGATTGTGCAAAAAACATTTTACGGTCCGAAAAACACCAAATTTGAACAACTGCCGGATGTATCCCTTCGACTGGGAATTCCGCGCATGATTCTATTGGCGGTCCTGGTAATTTTTGGCCTTTTTCCGTCTTTGCTATTTGATGTAATCGATACAGCAACCATTCCATTCATTAACGGGTTACCCTGA